The following proteins come from a genomic window of Actinomycetota bacterium:
- a CDS encoding FAD-dependent oxidoreductase, with product MRERVETLPPVRSERGALVTLTINGMSVQAREGDTILEAAKSVKIKIPYLCVIKGLEPHGGCRLCIVEVAGEERPVPSCATFVREGMQVTTDSEQLTRLRTTYLELLLSDHNAYCLPPCKYGCPTGVDAPAFLGLITEGDYDEAQRVLKNNLPFPAVVGRICPHPCELQCRRSDVEQPISIRLSHRFVGDVAIEKGLRPEEPLPATGKRVAVIGAGPAGLANAYYLALKGHAVTIFEALPHAGGMLRYGIPEYRLPKRVLDAEMEPLWDMGVELRTNQALGPDVTIEGLLADGFDAVYLGIGAHESMAMRVEGEDTPGVITVVDFLREVALGNPPDIRDRVAVIGGGFSAMDAARVSIRQGAKEVTVIYRRTEKEMPAHEIEVRDAREEGVNFAFLAAPVKVEAENGRVKGIVLQKMELGEPDASGRRRPEPVAGSEYLMELDTIIPAIGQRPKLTYMPAGGTEACGFLEEDTGVKCNRWQTIEVNPKTYQTHRPQVFAGGDAVTGAATVVQAIGAGKKAAWAMDAFLRGEDLEAYEASLPEFDTPPMIAIPAYRPEKVERQRSENLPAAERMDNFLEVEHGFPEAAARAEGNRCLQCICEGVETCKLRRYSINHGLMKEQGNRFTGRQHIYGRDTTHDFVQRDPNRCIDCARCVRICKYVTGSGVYELANRASDTIATPAFDLSLNDTDCVSCGRCANICPTGALFLKERELTDWHLDTSRCIFCADCVEVCPQDALATTPSFELASHEHADLRCHLLERAHGPDLEPGSWGERDREKKPKAVAPAQPTAPAQAVAPAATESRSSELKTGLEAQLEAVPDRPSGEAGGKASGEPGGKSSGNAGGEGKDS from the coding sequence ATGAGAGAACGCGTAGAAACATTACCTCCGGTGAGGAGCGAGCGCGGCGCGCTGGTGACGCTCACCATCAACGGCATGAGCGTGCAGGCGCGCGAGGGTGACACCATCCTCGAAGCGGCCAAATCGGTCAAGATCAAGATTCCCTATCTTTGCGTCATCAAGGGGCTCGAGCCCCACGGCGGCTGCCGCCTGTGCATCGTCGAGGTCGCGGGCGAGGAGCGCCCCGTGCCTTCCTGCGCCACCTTCGTCCGCGAGGGCATGCAGGTGACCACCGATTCCGAGCAGCTGACACGGCTGCGCACTACCTATCTGGAGCTGCTGCTCTCCGATCACAACGCCTATTGCCTGCCGCCCTGCAAGTACGGCTGCCCGACCGGCGTCGACGCTCCCGCATTCCTGGGGCTGATAACCGAGGGCGACTACGACGAGGCGCAGAGAGTCCTTAAGAATAATCTTCCCTTCCCGGCCGTCGTCGGCCGCATCTGCCCGCATCCGTGCGAGTTGCAGTGCCGCCGCAGCGATGTGGAGCAGCCGATCTCGATCCGTTTATCGCACCGCTTCGTCGGCGACGTCGCCATCGAGAAGGGGCTGCGTCCAGAGGAGCCGCTGCCGGCTACCGGCAAGCGCGTCGCAGTCATCGGCGCCGGCCCCGCCGGCCTGGCCAACGCTTATTATCTGGCCCTCAAGGGCCACGCGGTGACAATATTTGAAGCCCTGCCGCACGCCGGCGGCATGCTGCGCTACGGCATCCCCGAATACCGGCTGCCCAAGCGCGTGCTCGACGCCGAGATGGAGCCGCTTTGGGACATGGGCGTCGAACTCAGGACCAACCAGGCGCTCGGCCCCGACGTGACCATCGAGGGTCTGCTCGCGGACGGCTTCGACGCCGTCTACCTCGGCATCGGCGCCCACGAGAGCATGGCCATGCGCGTCGAGGGCGAAGACACCCCCGGCGTCATCACCGTGGTCGACTTCCTGCGGGAAGTGGCCCTGGGCAATCCTCCCGACATCCGCGACCGCGTTGCGGTCATCGGCGGCGGTTTCTCCGCCATGGATGCGGCCCGCGTCTCGATCCGCCAAGGCGCCAAGGAAGTCACGGTCATCTACCGCCGCACCGAGAAAGAGATGCCCGCCCACGAGATCGAGGTCCGCGACGCCCGCGAAGAGGGCGTGAACTTCGCCTTCCTGGCGGCGCCGGTCAAGGTCGAGGCTGAGAACGGCCGCGTCAAGGGCATCGTCCTGCAGAAGATGGAGCTGGGCGAGCCCGACGCCAGCGGCCGCAGGCGGCCCGAGCCGGTCGCCGGGTCGGAATACCTGATGGAGCTCGATACGATCATTCCCGCCATCGGCCAGAGGCCCAAGCTGACCTACATGCCCGCCGGCGGCACCGAAGCGTGCGGTTTCCTGGAGGAAGACACCGGCGTCAAGTGCAACCGCTGGCAGACCATTGAAGTCAACCCCAAGACTTATCAGACCCACCGCCCCCAGGTTTTCGCGGGCGGCGACGCCGTCACCGGTGCGGCAACCGTGGTGCAGGCCATCGGCGCCGGCAAGAAAGCCGCCTGGGCCATGGACGCTTTCCTGCGCGGCGAGGATCTCGAAGCCTATGAGGCAAGCCTGCCGGAATTTGACACGCCGCCGATGATTGCTATCCCGGCCTACCGCCCCGAAAAAGTGGAGCGGCAGCGGTCGGAGAACCTGCCGGCGGCTGAGCGCATGGACAACTTCCTCGAGGTGGAGCATGGCTTCCCCGAGGCTGCGGCCAGAGCCGAAGGCAACCGTTGCCTGCAATGCATCTGCGAGGGCGTGGAGACCTGCAAGCTCCGGCGCTACAGCATCAACCACGGGCTCATGAAGGAACAGGGCAACCGCTTCACGGGCAGGCAGCACATATACGGGCGTGACACCACGCACGATTTCGTCCAGCGCGATCCCAACCGCTGCATCGACTGCGCCCGCTGCGTACGCATCTGCAAGTACGTCACCGGCTCCGGAGTCTACGAGCTGGCCAACCGCGCTTCCGACACCATCGCCACGCCCGCTTTCGATCTTTCGCTCAACGATACCGACTGCGTTTCCTGCGGGCGCTGCGCCAACATCTGCCCCACCGGCGCCCTCTTCCTCAAGGAGAGGGAGCTGACCGACTGGCATCTTGATACCTCACGCTGCATCTTCTGCGCCGACTGCGTGGAGGTCTGCCCCCAGGACGCCCTGGCGACGACGCCATCCTTCGAGCTGGCCTCGCACGAGCACGCAGACCTGCGCTGCCATCTGCTGGAGCGCGCCCACGGCCCCGACCTGGAGCCGGGAAGCTGGGGCGAGCGCGACCGGGAAAAGAAACCGAAAGCGGTGGCTCCGGCGCAACCAACGGCTCCGGCGCAAGCGGTGGCTCCGGCGGCAACGGAATCGAGGTCATCCGAACTGAAAACAGGCCTGGAAGCACAGCTGGAGGCTGTGCCGGACAGACCTTCCGGGGAAGCTGGCGGCAAGGCTTCCGGGGAACCAGGCGGCAAGAGTTCCGGGAATGCCGGAGGAGAGGGCAAAGACTCATGA
- the nuoH gene encoding NADH-quinone oxidoreductase subunit NuoH, translated as MPGFALALAVIAASAIVFPFVMRRIWGFMCDRLGPNRVGPQGLLQPLADGLKLFIKEDITPAQANRLLFILAPAVALVTPMLTQVVIPFSDNYTIADLNIGLIYVVAVGAFSVLGILIAGWASNNKYSLVGGLRAAAQMISYEIPLILNIIVVALLTGSLSLNKVVDAQSSVWFAVVQPLGFIIYVIAGVAELNRTPFDLPEAESELVSGYNTEYSGMRFAFFAAFIEWGNVTVWAMAGSTLFLGGWRGPFINSAGWLAIKVAIMALVIIWFFATFPRLQIDQLMAFAWKVLIPLSLVNLAATSLFILIWPDNFLLPTAILSWSLIALFVAFFPSVVRKILLRNRYKFLASRRMTTMISGTGKGGIRS; from the coding sequence TTGCCGGGATTTGCCCTGGCCCTGGCCGTCATCGCCGCCAGCGCCATCGTCTTCCCATTTGTCATGCGGCGGATCTGGGGCTTCATGTGCGACCGCCTCGGGCCGAACCGCGTGGGACCGCAGGGGCTTTTGCAGCCACTGGCCGACGGCCTCAAGCTCTTCATCAAGGAAGACATCACGCCGGCCCAGGCCAACCGGCTGCTGTTCATCCTGGCGCCCGCGGTGGCGCTGGTGACGCCGATGCTCACGCAGGTGGTCATCCCCTTCAGCGATAACTACACCATCGCCGACCTCAACATCGGCCTCATCTATGTAGTGGCGGTGGGCGCTTTCAGCGTTCTGGGAATCCTCATCGCCGGCTGGGCTTCAAACAACAAGTATTCCCTCGTCGGCGGCCTCAGGGCCGCGGCGCAGATGATCTCCTATGAGATCCCCCTCATCCTCAATATCATCGTGGTGGCGCTACTCACCGGCTCGCTCAGCCTCAACAAGGTCGTGGACGCGCAATCCTCGGTCTGGTTCGCGGTGGTGCAGCCGCTGGGCTTCATCATCTATGTCATCGCCGGCGTCGCCGAGCTCAACCGCACGCCCTTCGATCTGCCCGAGGCGGAGTCAGAGCTGGTCAGCGGCTACAACACCGAGTACAGCGGCATGCGCTTCGCCTTTTTCGCGGCCTTCATCGAATGGGGCAACGTCACCGTCTGGGCCATGGCCGGCTCCACCCTGTTTCTGGGAGGATGGCGCGGTCCGTTCATCAACAGCGCCGGCTGGCTGGCGATCAAGGTGGCGATCATGGCCCTGGTGATCATCTGGTTCTTCGCCACCTTCCCCAGGCTGCAGATCGATCAGCTGATGGCTTTCGCCTGGAAGGTGCTGATTCCGCTGAGCCTGGTCAATCTCGCCGCCACCAGCCTCTTCATCCTCATCTGGCCGGATAATTTCCTGCTGCCGACGGCGATCCTCAGCTGGTCGCTGATCGCATTGTTCGTCGCCTTCTTCCCCAGCGTGGTCAGGAAGATCCTGCTGCGCAACCGCTATAAATTCCTGGCCTCGCGCCGGATGACCACGATGATCTCCGGAACCGGCAAGGGCGGTATCCGCTCATGA
- a CDS encoding four helix bundle protein produces the protein MEIEVATLRKFEDVKAWQKARELNQAIYTCSNSGLFTRDFALRNQIRRASVSVMSNIAEGFERGGNSEFIQFLAVAKSSAGEVRAQMYVALDQGSVTQDEFSKIQSLTVETSNLIAGFMAYLSSSTMKGQKYRMNDLNKKLGTRN, from the coding sequence GTGGAGATTGAAGTGGCGACGCTGCGAAAATTTGAAGATGTCAAAGCATGGCAGAAAGCGAGAGAGTTGAATCAAGCTATATATACCTGTTCCAATTCGGGATTATTTACGCGGGACTTTGCGCTCAGGAATCAGATAAGACGCGCATCCGTGTCTGTAATGTCCAACATAGCTGAAGGTTTCGAAAGGGGCGGAAATAGCGAATTCATCCAGTTTCTCGCCGTCGCAAAAAGCTCAGCCGGTGAAGTCAGGGCTCAAATGTATGTAGCTCTCGATCAAGGTTCTGTGACACAAGATGAGTTCAGCAAAATACAAAGCCTCACCGTCGAAACAAGCAATCTGATCGCAGGTTTCATGGCTTATCTTTCATCCTCAACAATGAAAGGCCAGAAATACAGAATGAACGACCTTAACAAGAAACTAGGAACAAGGAACTAG
- the nuoK gene encoding NADH-quinone oxidoreductase subunit NuoK, with the protein MTPLQEYLALAVALFFIGAWGVLARRNIILVVMCVELMLNAINISLVAYSNYSPTGGGRGEVFVFFVFALAAAEAAIGLAIAIAMYRLKQRLTVDDLDEMKG; encoded by the coding sequence ATGACCCCGCTTCAGGAATACCTGGCCCTGGCGGTGGCGCTCTTCTTCATCGGCGCCTGGGGAGTGCTGGCGCGGCGCAACATCATCCTGGTGGTGATGTGCGTGGAGCTGATGCTCAACGCTATCAACATCTCGCTGGTGGCCTATTCGAACTACTCGCCCACCGGCGGCGGCCGCGGCGAAGTCTTTGTATTTTTCGTGTTCGCGCTGGCGGCGGCCGAGGCCGCCATCGGCCTGGCGATCGCCATCGCCATGTACCGCCTCAAGCAGAGGCTCACCGTTGATGATCTTGACGAGATGAAGGGATAG
- a CDS encoding NADH-quinone oxidoreductase subunit J, translating to MSASTQFFFILLSVVILASAVAVVTFKNLIYSALSMIGSFLGVAGIFILLHAELVAAAQVLIYVGAISVLVIFSIMLTHHRVGDLKLYFHKQAWIALPVCAVAGIAVMIVMATATYNAGADIQNPPDEDIAALLFNEYGLPFELVSLALLVAMIGAVLLAKKEKQ from the coding sequence ATGAGCGCCTCTACCCAGTTCTTCTTCATCCTGCTCTCGGTCGTAATCCTGGCATCCGCGGTGGCGGTTGTGACCTTCAAGAATCTTATCTATAGCGCGCTGTCGATGATCGGCTCGTTCCTGGGCGTGGCGGGAATTTTCATCCTGCTGCACGCCGAGCTGGTCGCCGCCGCGCAGGTGCTCATCTATGTCGGCGCCATCTCGGTGCTGGTCATCTTCTCGATCATGCTCACGCATCACCGCGTCGGCGACCTCAAGCTTTATTTTCACAAGCAGGCATGGATCGCGCTGCCGGTCTGCGCTGTGGCCGGCATCGCGGTGATGATCGTCATGGCGACGGCGACCTACAACGCCGGCGCCGATATCCAGAATCCGCCGGATGAAGACATCGCGGCGCTGCTGTTCAATGAATACGGGCTGCCGTTCGAGCTGGTTTCACTGGCGCTGCTGGTCGCCATGATCGGCGCCGTGCTGCTGGCCAAGAAGGAGAAGCAATGA
- a CDS encoding NADH-quinone oxidoreductase subunit D, translating into MSPTEELTGGAGHPEFHLEEMVLNMGPQHPSTHGVLRLVLHLDGELVVSVEPVLGYLHRGFEKLAENRTYLQYLAMISRLDYLSGFFMEWAYVRSVEAMMDVEVPKRAEYIRVIIGELNRIISHQVAIGDFMLNLGAVSPFFWVFRDREDVYDLLEMVTGQRMMYNYMRIGGVRWDLPEEFEAGCRKFLKEYPARVDEYEKLITDNEIFLSRTLGMGIIKPYEALDYGISGPNARASGIDWDLRREVGYSVYPEFDFKVPLGEHGDCYDRYKCRIEEMRESTKIIGQALDALCGGPVNLKVPPMLRPPAGDIYRAVETPRGEFGAYLVSNGGLRPWRLKLRDPTFSAISMIPKLTAGNKIADLVAIVGSLDLLMGGVDR; encoded by the coding sequence ATGAGCCCCACCGAAGAACTCACGGGCGGCGCCGGGCATCCCGAGTTCCATCTCGAGGAGATGGTCCTCAACATGGGTCCGCAGCATCCGTCGACCCACGGCGTGCTGCGGCTGGTGCTGCACCTCGACGGCGAGCTGGTCGTCAGCGTCGAGCCGGTGCTCGGCTACCTGCACCGCGGCTTCGAGAAGCTGGCGGAAAACCGCACCTACCTGCAGTACCTGGCAATGATCAGCCGGCTCGACTACCTCTCGGGCTTCTTCATGGAATGGGCCTACGTGCGCAGCGTCGAGGCGATGATGGACGTGGAGGTGCCCAAGCGCGCCGAGTATATCCGCGTCATCATCGGCGAGCTCAACCGCATCATCAGCCACCAGGTAGCCATCGGCGACTTCATGCTCAACCTGGGAGCGGTATCGCCGTTCTTCTGGGTCTTCCGCGACCGCGAGGATGTCTACGATCTGCTGGAGATGGTCACCGGCCAGCGCATGATGTACAACTACATGCGCATCGGCGGCGTCCGCTGGGACCTGCCCGAAGAATTCGAAGCCGGCTGCCGCAAGTTCCTCAAGGAATACCCGGCGCGCGTGGACGAATACGAGAAGCTGATCACCGACAACGAGATCTTTCTCTCCCGCACCCTGGGAATGGGCATCATCAAGCCGTATGAAGCGCTCGACTACGGCATCTCCGGACCCAACGCCCGCGCCTCCGGCATCGACTGGGACCTGCGGCGTGAAGTCGGCTATTCGGTCTATCCGGAATTCGATTTCAAGGTGCCGCTGGGAGAGCACGGCGACTGTTACGACCGCTACAAGTGCCGCATCGAGGAGATGCGCGAATCGACCAAGATCATCGGTCAGGCGCTGGATGCGCTTTGCGGCGGACCCGTCAACCTGAAGGTCCCGCCAATGCTGCGGCCTCCGGCTGGCGACATCTACCGCGCCGTGGAGACCCCCCGGGGTGAGTTCGGCGCCTACCTGGTATCCAACGGCGGTCTGCGGCCCTGGCGGCTGAAGCTGCGCGATCCGACCTTCAGCGCCATCTCCATGATCCCGAAACTGACGGCCGGCAACAAGATCGCCGACCTGGTTGCCATCGTCGGCAGCCTCGATCTGCTCATGGGAGGTGTCGACCGCTGA
- a CDS encoding NADH-quinone oxidoreductase subunit C has product MQAPQALEHARDLLGKLARDISISDWHLVIEVRPGDLPEAALRLRDDEKLSCKYLSCIIGVDYMDWMEALYLLRSQDHSVPIRLRVRLDREKPEVPSVTYIWSGANWHERESYDFFGIKFLGHPDLRRILTREDYDTHPMKKDARPHRVRRTEWQWDNMEKPLRLPGEPERTNRS; this is encoded by the coding sequence TTGCAGGCGCCGCAGGCGCTCGAACATGCCCGGGACCTCCTGGGGAAACTCGCCCGTGATATCTCCATCTCGGACTGGCATCTGGTTATCGAGGTGCGGCCCGGCGATCTTCCCGAGGCGGCCCTTCGGCTGCGCGACGACGAAAAGCTTTCCTGCAAATATTTGAGCTGCATCATCGGCGTCGACTATATGGACTGGATGGAAGCCCTCTACCTGCTTCGCTCCCAGGACCATTCGGTGCCGATACGCCTGCGGGTCAGGCTCGACCGCGAGAAGCCCGAGGTGCCCTCGGTAACATATATCTGGAGCGGCGCCAACTGGCACGAGCGCGAGTCCTATGATTTCTTCGGCATCAAGTTCCTGGGCCATCCCGACCTGCGGCGCATACTCACCCGCGAGGATTACGACACCCACCCCATGAAGAAAGACGCGCGGCCGCACCGGGTGCGGCGCACCGAGTGGCAGTGGGACAACATGGAAAAACCCCTGCGCCTTCCCGGCGAGCCTGAAAGGACCAACCGCTCATGA
- a CDS encoding NADH-quinone oxidoreductase subunit M, with the protein MYEFQSQIGFPILTLLTFLPAVGGLAILFMRGKPRLYKSLTLAVTGVNFILSLVLIFYFDRYSADMQFVEKVPWISSLGISYHMAVDGISVLLIMLTSLLSLIIVPASWNYIKDREMQFFAAFLFLETGMIGVFCARDLFLFYVFWEIMLIPMYFIIGVWGGPRRIYAAIKFFLFTFAGSLLMLIAIVAIAYLARANQYATPVFDMDLLEKATFSYSVQIFAFLAFFIAFAVKVPMWPLHTWLPDAHVEAPTAGSVILAGVMLKVGGYGMLRLCIPLFPDAVVAIAPYILVLSLIAIVYGALVSLVQKDLKKLVAYSSVSHMGFVTAGIFALNVIGIEGGIMVMFSHGLLTGALFLMVGFMYERLHTREIADMGGLAGPFPVMAGFLLFFTLASLGLPGLSGFVGEFLSLVGLFTYNKAMAAVASIGIILAAAYLLWMFQRVMFTNLRDDKWYKFPDFSLREMASLLPLGFLAIWAGVYPNTFLQLIQPSATRITEKMAPYLAEHGGAIERLFASLGGLF; encoded by the coding sequence ATGTATGAATTCCAATCACAGATAGGGTTTCCGATCCTGACGCTGCTGACGTTCCTGCCGGCGGTGGGCGGCCTGGCGATCCTGTTCATGCGCGGCAAGCCCAGACTCTACAAGAGCCTGACCCTGGCAGTCACCGGCGTCAACTTCATCCTGTCGCTGGTGCTGATCTTCTACTTCGACCGCTATTCGGCCGACATGCAGTTCGTCGAGAAAGTGCCCTGGATCAGTAGCCTCGGCATCAGTTACCACATGGCCGTCGACGGTATCAGCGTGCTACTGATCATGCTGACGTCGCTGCTGTCGCTGATCATCGTGCCGGCCTCGTGGAACTACATCAAGGACCGCGAGATGCAGTTCTTTGCCGCCTTCCTCTTCCTGGAAACGGGAATGATCGGCGTCTTCTGCGCCCGCGACCTCTTCCTCTTCTATGTCTTCTGGGAGATCATGCTCATCCCCATGTACTTCATCATCGGGGTCTGGGGCGGCCCGCGGCGCATCTATGCCGCCATCAAGTTCTTCCTCTTCACCTTTGCCGGCAGCCTGCTGATGCTGATCGCCATCGTCGCCATCGCGTACCTGGCGCGGGCCAACCAGTATGCGACACCGGTATTCGACATGGACCTGCTGGAGAAGGCCACCTTCTCCTATTCCGTACAGATATTCGCGTTCCTGGCGTTCTTTATCGCCTTTGCCGTCAAGGTGCCGATGTGGCCGCTGCATACCTGGCTGCCCGACGCCCACGTCGAGGCGCCGACGGCCGGCAGCGTCATCCTGGCCGGCGTCATGCTCAAGGTCGGCGGCTATGGGATGCTGCGGCTCTGCATCCCGCTGTTCCCCGACGCCGTCGTCGCCATCGCGCCCTACATCCTGGTGCTGTCGCTGATCGCGATCGTTTACGGCGCGCTGGTTTCCCTGGTGCAGAAAGACCTCAAGAAGCTGGTCGCCTATTCCAGCGTCAGCCACATGGGCTTCGTCACCGCCGGCATCTTCGCGCTCAACGTCATCGGCATCGAGGGCGGCATCATGGTCATGTTCAGCCACGGGCTGCTCACCGGAGCCCTGTTCCTCATGGTAGGGTTCATGTACGAGCGGCTTCACACCCGCGAGATAGCGGACATGGGCGGACTCGCCGGGCCGTTCCCGGTGATGGCGGGCTTCCTGCTGTTCTTTACCCTGGCCTCGCTGGGCCTGCCGGGGCTCTCCGGATTTGTCGGGGAGTTCCTGAGCCTGGTGGGGCTGTTCACCTACAACAAGGCCATGGCGGCCGTGGCCTCGATCGGCATCATCCTGGCGGCCGCCTATCTGCTGTGGATGTTCCAGCGGGTCATGTTCACGAACCTGCGCGATGACAAATGGTACAAGTTCCCGGACTTCTCCCTGCGCGAGATGGCCTCGCTGCTGCCGCTGGGCTTCCTGGCGATCTGGGCCGGAGTCTACCCCAACACATTTCTGCAGTTGATACAACCGTCGGCGACGCGCATCACCGAGAAGATGGCGCCTTATCTGGCCGAGCACGGCGGCGCCATCGAGCGGCTCTTCGCCTCGCTGGGAGGGCTGTTCTAG
- a CDS encoding NADH-quinone oxidoreductase subunit B: protein MSFLENYEHPNILTTTSDKLFNWARSNSIWPFTYGLACCAIEMMASTMPRHDMARFGMEVFRASPRQADVMLVSGTITDKMAPILRHLYHQMAEPRWVVAMGACACSGGMFWDSYNVVQGVDLLVPADVYIPGCPPRPEALIYGMMQLQFKIRQDSQAGKSLRLARGPMGDHVDFKKGNGGGD, encoded by the coding sequence ATGTCCTTCCTCGAGAACTACGAACATCCCAACATCCTAACGACGACCAGCGACAAGCTCTTTAACTGGGCGCGGTCGAACTCGATCTGGCCCTTCACTTACGGCCTGGCCTGCTGCGCCATCGAGATGATGGCATCGACGATGCCCCGCCACGACATGGCGCGCTTCGGCATGGAAGTCTTTCGCGCTTCCCCCCGGCAGGCCGACGTCATGCTGGTCTCGGGCACGATCACCGACAAGATGGCCCCGATCCTCAGGCACCTCTACCATCAGATGGCTGAGCCGCGCTGGGTCGTGGCCATGGGCGCCTGCGCCTGCAGCGGCGGCATGTTCTGGGATTCCTACAACGTGGTCCAGGGGGTCGACCTGCTGGTCCCGGCCGACGTCTACATCCCCGGCTGCCCGCCCCGTCCGGAAGCGCTGATCTACGGCATGATGCAGCTGCAGTTCAAGATCAGGCAGGACTCGCAGGCCGGCAAGTCCTTACGTCTGGCCCGCGGTCCCATGGGCGATCATGTTGACTTCAAGAAAGGAAACGGCGGCGGCGATTGA
- the nuoL gene encoding NADH-quinone oxidoreductase subunit L: protein MKAATLLIPLLPLASFIITGLLGKRYFGIKSHYLSVAAVAVSWLLSVYLIIQVERGEELHWTVYSWIAAGSFKVEIGFLVDQLTAVMLLVVSTVGFMVHVYSIGYMKGDGGYYRFFAYLNLFMFSMFMLILGNNFLMLYVFWEAVGLCSYLLISFWYTKKSAANAGTKAFLVNRVGDFGFGLGIMLIFVTLGTLSYQGVFGSVSLIGGGTLTAICLLLFMGAIGKSAQFPLHVWLPDAMEGPTPVSSLIHAATMVNAGVYMVARANPLFSQSHTAMLVVASVGAFTAIFAATIGLVQNDIKKVLAYSTISQLGYMFLALGVGAWTAGMFHLVAHGFFKGLLFLCSGSVIHSLSGEQDMRKMGGLKGKIKITYWTFVIGALAIAGFPGFAGFFSKDAVLAGVFNEGYWYFWILAMITVFMTAFYMFRLIFMTFHGENRSVKEVYEHVHESPRSMTVPLIILAVPSVLIGLILGIPPESGHIDHFLHEIFYAAIPAPEHAFSLESLGLMIGSAVVGLAGIYTAYHMYVVDTALPRKIGNRFQPIYRLFLNKYWVDEIYFALFINPVRALGRGLWRWVDAGMIDGFANGSARFFRGVGVVIRPAQSGKVQAYLFSMFLGLLALLAAYLVLTL, encoded by the coding sequence ATGAAGGCAGCCACTCTGCTCATACCGCTCTTGCCCCTGGCCTCGTTTATCATCACGGGGCTGCTGGGGAAACGGTACTTCGGCATCAAGAGCCATTACCTTTCAGTTGCGGCCGTGGCGGTCTCGTGGCTGCTGTCGGTGTATCTCATCATCCAGGTCGAACGGGGCGAGGAGCTGCACTGGACCGTCTATTCCTGGATCGCCGCCGGCAGTTTCAAGGTGGAGATCGGCTTCCTGGTCGACCAGCTGACCGCGGTCATGCTGCTGGTCGTCTCCACCGTCGGCTTCATGGTGCATGTCTACTCCATCGGTTACATGAAGGGCGACGGCGGCTACTACCGTTTCTTCGCCTACCTCAACCTCTTCATGTTCTCGATGTTCATGCTCATCCTGGGCAACAACTTCCTGATGCTCTATGTCTTCTGGGAAGCTGTCGGCCTCTGCTCCTATCTGCTCATTTCCTTCTGGTACACAAAGAAGAGCGCCGCCAACGCCGGCACCAAGGCCTTCCTGGTCAACCGCGTCGGCGACTTCGGCTTCGGCCTGGGCATCATGCTCATCTTCGTCACCCTGGGAACTCTTAGCTACCAGGGCGTCTTCGGCTCGGTAAGCCTGATCGGCGGCGGCACGCTGACCGCCATCTGCCTGCTGCTGTTCATGGGCGCTATCGGCAAGAGCGCCCAGTTCCCCCTGCACGTCTGGCTGCCGGACGCCATGGAGGGCCCGACGCCGGTCAGCTCGCTGATCCACGCCGCGACCATGGTCAACGCCGGCGTCTACATGGTCGCCCGCGCCAACCCCCTCTTCTCGCAGTCTCATACGGCCATGCTGGTCGTGGCCTCGGTCGGCGCCTTTACCGCCATCTTCGCCGCCACCATCGGCCTGGTCCAGAACGACATCAAGAAAGTGCTGGCATACTCCACCATCAGCCAGCTGGGCTACATGTTCCTGGCCCTGGGCGTCGGCGCCTGGACCGCGGGCATGTTCCATCTGGTAGCCCACGGCTTCTTCAAGGGCCTGCTCTTCCTCTGCTCGGGCTCGGTCATCCATTCGCTCTCCGGCGAGCAGGACATGCGCAAGATGGGCGGGCTTAAAGGGAAGATCAAGATCACATACTGGACGTTCGTCATCGGCGCGCTGGCCATCGCCGGCTTCCCCGGCTTTGCCGGATTCTTCAGCAAGGACGCCGTGCTCGCGGGCGTGTTCAACGAGGGTTACTGGTACTTCTGGATCCTGGCCATGATCACCGTCTTCATGACCGCCTTCTACATGTTCAGGCTGATCTTCATGACCTTCCATGGAGAGAACCGCAGTGTGAAGGAAGTCTACGAGCACGTGCACGAGTCGCCGCGGAGCATGACCGTACCGCTTATTATCCTGGCGGTGCCGTCGGTGCTGATCGGACTGATCCTGGGCATCCCTCCCGAAAGCGGGCACATCGACCACTTCCTGCACGAGATCTTCTACGCCGCCATCCCGGCGCCCGAGCACGCCTTCAGCCTCGAGTCGCTCGGGCTTATGATCGGCTCGGCGGTCGTCGGCCTGGCCGGAATCTACACCGCCTACCACATGTATGTGGTCGACACGGCGCTGCCCAGGAAGATCGGCAACCGCTTCCAGCCGATCTACAGACTTTTCCTCAACAAGTACTGGGTGGATGAGATCTATTTCGCTCTGTTCATCAATCCGGTGCGTGCCCTGGGCCGCGGGCTCTGGCGCTGGGTCGACGCCGGCATGATCGATGGCTTCGCCAACGGCTCGGCCAGATTCTTCCGGGGCGTCGGCGTGGTCATCCGGCCGGCGCAGTCCGGCAAGGTGCAGGCTTACCTTTTCAGCATGTTCCTGGGGTTGCTGGCGCTGCTGGCGGCTTACCTCGTTCTTACTTTGTAA